The following proteins come from a genomic window of Natronosalvus vescus:
- a CDS encoding flagellin, with amino-acid sequence MARISITHLILFLAVVSAATIAAGVLVTEAGLYAQAIDDENEREQAASRPT; translated from the coding sequence ATGGCCCGCATCTCGATCACCCACCTGATCCTCTTTCTCGCCGTCGTGAGCGCGGCGACCATCGCCGCCGGGGTGCTAGTCACCGAAGCCGGCCTGTACGCGCAGGCGATCGACGACGAGAACGAGCGCGAGCAGGCAGCCTCGAGACCGACCTGA